One segment of Streptomyces sp. NBC_00102 DNA contains the following:
- a CDS encoding sensor histidine kinase, translating into MKARPLVTRWEEFVRRRALVADGVLALVLFAVTVTAGVATSTHPNDGSQWVWGAVLGGVGSLALLFHRLHPRGTVVVTAVCAAVATSLGFLLTPLVLGQLMASLYWFARDRDRHEAFRWAAGVALLLVAVSLLEDTANYSFVLQTVNPVAWLLLMPYMGGAVQLRRAYLEAVEARAVFAERTREEEARHRVDEERIRIARDLHDVVAHHMTLANAQAGTAAYLARRNPDPRVSRVLDELVGTTSSALRELKATVAVLREAGDTDSPLEPAPGLEDLPALAESFTPTGLRVTLREEGRPLPVSSGVGLTAYRIVQEALTNAAKHARTDAAVVTLRYGRDRIVVTVTDDGPAGASEAPVTPEAPAGAPSGFGLLGMHERAQLVGGTLTAGRRGTGFSVVAELPLLPGELTANDPSPEQEPTT; encoded by the coding sequence ATGAAGGCTCGGCCCCTCGTCACGCGCTGGGAGGAGTTCGTACGGCGGCGCGCTCTGGTCGCCGATGGCGTCCTCGCCCTCGTCCTGTTCGCGGTGACGGTCACCGCCGGTGTAGCCACCAGCACGCATCCGAACGACGGCAGCCAGTGGGTCTGGGGCGCGGTGCTCGGCGGCGTGGGCAGCCTGGCCCTGTTGTTCCACCGTCTCCACCCGCGCGGCACCGTCGTGGTCACCGCCGTGTGCGCGGCCGTGGCCACGTCCCTCGGGTTCCTGCTGACACCGCTGGTCCTCGGCCAGCTGATGGCGTCCCTGTACTGGTTCGCACGGGACAGGGACCGGCACGAGGCCTTCAGGTGGGCGGCCGGAGTCGCCCTGCTGCTGGTGGCCGTTTCACTGCTGGAGGACACGGCGAACTACTCCTTCGTGCTCCAGACCGTCAATCCGGTCGCCTGGCTGCTGCTGATGCCCTACATGGGCGGCGCCGTACAGTTGCGCCGGGCCTACCTCGAAGCGGTGGAGGCGCGCGCCGTGTTCGCCGAACGGACCCGCGAGGAGGAGGCCAGGCACCGGGTGGACGAGGAACGCATCCGCATCGCCCGCGACCTGCACGACGTGGTCGCCCACCACATGACCCTGGCGAACGCCCAGGCGGGCACCGCCGCGTATCTCGCCCGCCGCAATCCGGACCCGCGGGTCAGCCGGGTCCTCGACGAGCTCGTGGGCACCACCTCGTCCGCGCTGCGCGAGCTCAAGGCGACGGTGGCGGTGCTCCGGGAAGCCGGTGACACCGACTCGCCCCTCGAACCGGCCCCCGGGCTGGAGGATCTGCCCGCCCTTGCGGAGTCGTTCACTCCGACGGGGCTCCGGGTGACCCTGCGCGAGGAGGGGCGGCCGCTCCCGGTCTCCTCCGGGGTCGGCCTCACCGCGTACCGGATCGTCCAGGAGGCGCTGACGAACGCGGCCAAACACGCGCGCACCGACGCGGCTGTCGTGACCTTGCGCTACGGCCGCGACCGCATCGTCGTGACCGTCACGGACGACGGCCCCGCGGGGGCCTCCGAAGCGCCGGTGACCCCGGAAGCGCCGGCCGGGGCGCCCTCGGGGTTCGGACTGCTCGGCATGCACGAGCGCGCCCAGCTCGTCGGCGGCACCCTGACCGCGGGACGCCGGGGAACCGGCTTCTCGGTGGTGGCGGAGCTCCCTCTGCTGCCGGGCGAGCTGACCGCGAACGACCCTTCTCCCGAACAGGAACCCACCACGTGA
- a CDS encoding MMPL family transporter: MASFLYRLGLGAFHRRLLVIALWGLVLVGAAVGSAVAPEAKDSATTMPGIESQQAYDLMAKRFPGAASDGATARIVFVAPDGERVTSAENRAVVDETVTEAAGAGAVASAVGPFAAGAVSEDGSTAYATVTFKETANDLTDAEKAPVQDAIDDARASGMTVEVGGDALAGQVESGGPAEGIGILVAAVVLLVTFGSLVAAGLPLLTAVVGVGVSVLAIGALASTFGLSSSTSSLASMLGLAVGIDYALFVVSRYREERGKGRGAREATGMAVGTAGSAVVFAGLTVIIALAGLFVVGIPTLTTMGFAAAGAVAVGILIALTLVPALLGLWPNTVLPRRLRKVARRARKAALRTAAPGEGRRARRRAAARAADGAVAAASAEGVHAKPAENGGSRWARFVTRRPLPVLIASVIGLGVVALPVLDLQLGMPGAESKSVATTERRAYDALAEGFGPGFNGPLTIVVDAQGASDPQDAVADIHDRLAGTRGVESVSAPRFNAAGDTAVLSAVPSTSPTDKATVELVDSIRGDRGAIEDGTGATFEVTGTTALNIDVAQKIQDALVPYLILIVGLALLLLMMVFRSVLVPLKATLGFLLSVLAALGAVVAVFQWGWAADLLGVEQAGPIMSMMPIFLVGIVFGLAMDYEVFLVSRIRESYVHGESPKEAVVSGFRASGRVVVAAALIMMSVFAGFVTAGESMVKTIGFGLAIAVLFDALVVRMAFVPAVLALLGRWAWWLPKPLARILPKVDVEGEKLAGEAAPAEAAEADSGRSPEREPAGV; the protein is encoded by the coding sequence GTGGCCAGTTTCCTTTACCGCCTTGGCCTCGGGGCCTTCCACAGGCGACTGCTCGTGATCGCCCTGTGGGGGCTGGTCCTGGTCGGCGCCGCCGTCGGTTCGGCCGTCGCGCCGGAGGCCAAGGACTCCGCCACCACCATGCCGGGGATCGAGTCCCAGCAGGCCTACGACCTGATGGCGAAGCGCTTCCCCGGCGCTGCCTCGGACGGGGCCACCGCCCGTATCGTCTTCGTCGCGCCGGACGGGGAGCGCGTCACCAGCGCCGAGAACCGGGCGGTCGTCGACGAGACGGTGACCGAAGCCGCCGGTGCCGGGGCGGTCGCCTCGGCCGTGGGCCCGTTCGCCGCGGGCGCGGTCAGCGAGGACGGCTCCACCGCCTACGCGACGGTGACGTTCAAGGAGACCGCGAACGATCTCACCGACGCGGAGAAGGCCCCCGTCCAGGACGCGATCGACGATGCCCGCGCGAGCGGGATGACCGTCGAGGTGGGCGGCGACGCGCTGGCCGGCCAGGTGGAGTCGGGTGGTCCCGCGGAGGGGATCGGCATCCTCGTCGCCGCCGTGGTGCTGCTGGTCACGTTCGGTTCGCTGGTGGCGGCCGGGCTGCCGCTGCTGACCGCCGTCGTCGGCGTCGGCGTGTCCGTTCTGGCGATCGGCGCCCTGGCCAGCACCTTCGGCCTCTCCTCGTCGACCAGCTCGCTGGCGTCCATGCTCGGCCTCGCGGTCGGTATCGACTACGCCCTGTTCGTCGTCTCCCGCTACCGCGAGGAGCGCGGCAAGGGCCGCGGTGCCCGGGAAGCCACCGGCATGGCGGTCGGAACGGCCGGTTCCGCGGTCGTCTTCGCCGGACTCACCGTGATCATCGCCCTCGCGGGCCTGTTCGTCGTCGGCATTCCCACCCTGACCACCATGGGCTTCGCCGCGGCCGGGGCGGTCGCCGTCGGCATCCTGATCGCGCTCACCCTGGTCCCCGCCCTGCTGGGTCTCTGGCCGAACACCGTGCTGCCGCGACGGCTGCGCAAGGTGGCCCGACGGGCCCGGAAGGCGGCACTGCGCACCGCTGCCCCGGGTGAGGGGCGCCGTGCCCGCCGGCGTGCCGCCGCACGGGCGGCCGATGGAGCCGTCGCCGCCGCGTCCGCCGAGGGCGTCCACGCGAAGCCGGCGGAGAACGGTGGCAGCCGCTGGGCCCGTTTCGTCACCCGCCGTCCGCTGCCGGTCCTGATCGCGTCGGTGATCGGTCTGGGCGTCGTCGCCCTGCCCGTGCTGGATCTGCAGCTGGGCATGCCGGGGGCCGAGTCGAAGTCCGTGGCCACCACCGAGCGCCGGGCCTACGACGCGCTGGCCGAGGGCTTCGGCCCTGGCTTCAACGGTCCGCTCACCATCGTGGTGGACGCCCAGGGCGCGTCCGATCCGCAGGACGCCGTGGCGGACATCCACGACCGCCTGGCCGGGACGCGCGGGGTGGAGTCGGTGTCCGCACCCCGCTTCAACGCGGCCGGTGACACCGCCGTCCTGTCGGCCGTGCCGTCCACCAGCCCCACCGACAAGGCCACCGTCGAGCTCGTCGACTCCATCCGCGGCGACCGGGGTGCCATCGAGGACGGCACCGGGGCCACCTTCGAGGTGACCGGGACGACCGCGCTCAACATCGACGTCGCCCAGAAGATCCAGGACGCCCTGGTTCCCTACCTGATCCTCATCGTGGGTCTGGCCCTGCTGCTGCTGATGATGGTCTTCCGCTCGGTGCTCGTCCCCCTGAAGGCCACGCTCGGTTTCCTCCTGTCGGTGCTGGCGGCGCTGGGAGCCGTGGTCGCCGTCTTCCAGTGGGGCTGGGCCGCGGATCTGCTCGGTGTGGAGCAGGCCGGACCGATCATGAGCATGATGCCGATCTTCCTGGTGGGCATCGTCTTCGGCCTGGCGATGGACTACGAGGTCTTCCTCGTCTCCCGTATCCGCGAGTCCTACGTGCACGGCGAGAGCCCGAAGGAGGCCGTGGTCAGCGGTTTCCGTGCCAGTGGGAGGGTGGTCGTGGCCGCCGCGCTGATCATGATGTCGGTCTTCGCGGGCTTCGTGACCGCCGGCGAGTCGATGGTCAAGACGATCGGGTTCGGTCTGGCGATCGCCGTGCTCTTCGACGCCCTCGTGGTCCGGATGGCCTTCGTGCCGGCTGTCCTCGCGCTCCTCGGACGCTGGGCCTGGTGGCTGCCGAAGCCGCTGGCCAGGATCCTGCCGAAGGTCGACGTGGAGGGCGAGAAGCTCGCCGGAGAGGCCGCACCGGCCGAGGCTGCGGAAGCGGACTCCGGACGGTCCCCGGAGCGGGAACCCGCAGGCGTCTGA